A section of the Microbacterium forte genome encodes:
- a CDS encoding DNA polymerase Y family protein, translating to MTAAPLRVLVLWLPDWPLRAALGGPPPHPPTALVHANTVIACTASAREHGVRAGQRRRVAQGHISSLRVLPHDTDRDERAFLPVLQLIEKHAPGAALLRPGLAAVRARGISRYHDGEAEAGRALIDVLTEAGFPEVRVGIADGPFTAELAARGSTPCTVVPAGLAKDFLAPLPVGVLRDEQLTGLLIRLGVRTLGDFAGLDEIEVRDRFGERGARLHSLAAGADSRAVVARPPDPELVRSVEFEPPLAGADQVAFAVRQTADAVMLALGEASVVCTEIRIDLIDDDGKVFSRPWLHPTCFDAADLVDRVRWQLEALGAESAKEPIDEARAFGGIALVRIVPVAVDDAAHHQPGLFGSGTDERLHHAISRVQTMLGHEGVVTAALSGGRWLADRQVLTPWGERPVAPRDPGHPWPGSLPDPLPAEVFRPPRPIGVLAPDGETVLVDDRGSLSAAPARIDGDDVQAWAGPWPIHERRWEASGGKKGHRLQIIDDHDRAWLVFCTGDRWWAEGRYR from the coding sequence ATGACCGCTGCTCCGCTGCGGGTCCTCGTCCTGTGGCTTCCCGATTGGCCGTTGCGCGCCGCCCTGGGCGGGCCACCGCCTCATCCGCCGACGGCGCTGGTGCATGCGAACACCGTCATCGCATGCACCGCTTCGGCGAGGGAGCACGGTGTGCGCGCCGGCCAGCGCCGCCGCGTCGCGCAGGGGCACATCTCGTCGCTGCGCGTGCTGCCGCACGACACCGACCGCGACGAGAGGGCCTTCCTTCCGGTGCTGCAGCTCATCGAGAAGCACGCCCCCGGCGCCGCGCTGCTGCGTCCAGGACTCGCGGCGGTGCGGGCACGGGGCATCTCCCGCTACCACGACGGCGAGGCCGAAGCAGGGCGGGCCCTCATCGATGTCCTCACCGAGGCGGGCTTCCCCGAGGTGCGCGTCGGCATCGCCGACGGCCCGTTCACGGCAGAGCTCGCCGCCAGAGGAAGCACCCCGTGCACCGTCGTTCCTGCAGGTCTCGCGAAGGATTTCCTCGCCCCGCTCCCCGTGGGTGTGCTGCGAGACGAACAGCTCACCGGTCTGCTCATCCGGCTCGGCGTGCGCACGCTCGGCGACTTCGCCGGCCTCGACGAGATCGAGGTGCGCGATCGCTTCGGCGAGCGCGGCGCCCGCCTGCACTCCCTCGCCGCCGGTGCCGATTCCCGCGCCGTGGTGGCACGACCGCCCGACCCCGAACTCGTGCGCTCCGTCGAGTTCGAACCGCCGCTCGCCGGAGCCGATCAGGTGGCCTTCGCGGTGCGGCAGACGGCCGATGCGGTCATGCTCGCTCTCGGAGAAGCCTCGGTGGTGTGCACAGAGATCCGCATCGACCTGATCGACGACGACGGCAAGGTGTTCTCCCGGCCCTGGCTGCATCCGACCTGCTTCGATGCCGCTGACCTCGTCGACCGGGTGCGCTGGCAGCTCGAGGCGCTGGGGGCCGAGTCAGCGAAAGAGCCGATCGATGAGGCTCGCGCGTTCGGCGGGATCGCCCTGGTGCGGATCGTCCCCGTTGCGGTCGATGATGCCGCCCATCACCAGCCCGGACTCTTCGGGTCCGGCACGGATGAGCGCCTGCACCACGCCATCTCCCGCGTGCAGACGATGCTCGGCCACGAGGGCGTCGTCACCGCCGCTCTCTCCGGCGGACGCTGGCTCGCCGATCGACAGGTGCTCACTCCGTGGGGCGAACGCCCCGTCGCCCCCAGAGACCCCGGGCACCCCTGGCCGGGAAGCCTTCCCGATCCTCTTCCCGCCGAGGTGTTCCGTCCCCCTCGCCCCATCGGAGTGCTCGCACCCGACGGGGAGACCGTCCTCGTCGACGACCGGGGTTCGCTCTCGGCGGCACCCGCTCGCATCGACGGCGACGATGTGCAGGCCTGGGCTGGCCCATGGCCGATCCATGAACGCCGGTGGGAGGCCTCCGGCGGCAAGAAGGGGCATCGCCTGCAGATCATCGATGACCATGATCGGGCCTGGCTCGTCTTCTGCACGGGAGATCGCTGGTGGGCCGAGGGGAGGTACCGCTGA
- a CDS encoding prepilin peptidase: MDLRTVAVVTVHLMLFVVACILVTIDIRTHRLPNRIVLPTLAALILLGVADAITSGESAAMVRAAFGMLILGGFYAALRLLSREGMGGGDVKLAAVIGLILGWHSWQALAVGAASAFVLGALFSLSLMMLRRADGSTRIAFGPWMILGAILGILVQ, translated from the coding sequence ATGGATCTCCGCACCGTGGCCGTCGTGACCGTCCATCTGATGCTGTTCGTGGTCGCCTGCATACTCGTCACCATCGACATCCGCACACATCGACTGCCGAACCGGATCGTGCTCCCCACCCTCGCGGCGCTCATCCTCCTCGGGGTCGCCGACGCCATCACCTCCGGTGAGAGCGCGGCGATGGTCAGAGCAGCATTCGGCATGCTGATCCTCGGCGGCTTCTATGCGGCGCTCCGTCTGCTCAGCCGCGAGGGAATGGGCGGAGGAGACGTCAAGCTCGCCGCCGTCATCGGCCTTATCCTCGGTTGGCACAGCTGGCAGGCGCTCGCCGTGGGAGCAGCATCCGCCTTCGTCCTCGGTGCTCTGTTCTCCCTGTCGCTGATGATGCTCCGCAGGGCGGACGGCTCGACGCGCATCGCCTTCGGGCCGTGGATGATCCTCGGCGCGATCCTCGGCATCCTCGTGCAGTGA
- a CDS encoding CYTH domain-containing protein — protein sequence MTEHHTAPQSGLEPSRVVEVERKYDVDDATPLPEWVGVPGVDAVSSGEVRELDARYFDTADAGLSRSGVALRRRTGGPDAGWHIKGPREGDGRLEIGWPLGDDDRIPEAMTETISRWATGPLTPLARIENTRTAYLLTGTAGVVAEFVDDHVRATDLRHDVQREWREWEFELGPAAPADPAGRAALFEAVERVIFAAGGRDASSGSKLARALGF from the coding sequence ATGACTGAGCACCACACCGCTCCGCAGTCCGGCCTCGAACCCTCCAGGGTCGTCGAGGTCGAGCGCAAGTACGACGTCGACGACGCCACCCCTCTTCCGGAGTGGGTGGGGGTTCCGGGAGTGGATGCCGTGTCGTCGGGCGAGGTGCGCGAACTCGACGCACGCTACTTCGACACCGCGGATGCCGGACTCTCCCGCTCAGGGGTGGCTCTTCGTCGTCGCACCGGCGGACCCGATGCCGGTTGGCATATCAAGGGACCGCGTGAGGGCGACGGCCGTCTGGAGATCGGCTGGCCGCTGGGTGACGACGACAGGATCCCCGAGGCGATGACCGAGACCATCTCTCGATGGGCGACGGGCCCGCTGACGCCCCTCGCCCGGATCGAGAACACCCGAACGGCCTATCTGCTCACCGGAACCGCCGGAGTGGTCGCCGAGTTCGTCGACGATCACGTTCGCGCGACCGATCTCCGACACGACGTGCAGCGTGAATGGCGCGAGTGGGAATTCGAGCTCGGCCCCGCTGCGCCCGCCGACCCGGCGGGGAGAGCGGCCCTGTTCGAGGCCGTCGAGAGGGTGATCTTCGCCGCCGGGGGTCGCGATGCGTCATCCGGCTCCAAGCTCGCCCGTGCTCTGGGTTTCTGA
- a CDS encoding type III polyketide synthase: MTRSAVLRSLRTIVPDTVIEQHEVRDIFASQPDVGRLAQRIIGASFNGSGIDTRHTVIEELSSTASTDATLFFDRESGLLQSPGTAARNDVYIREASRLFVEVARSALDADPDIVAADVTHVITASCTGFHAPGPEYEIVRGLGLSDSVQRYHLGFMGCYASLPALRAASQFCAADPDAVVLVVSVELCTVHLRSSEDPDLIVANSLFADGAAAGIVTARDLPTPVPAVRLDGFHTAIAAEGEKDMAWTIGDHGFEMILSTKVPQIIGETIIGAIRPLYAREGELAAAFDEGRVGERVEHWAIHPGGRSILDRVQERLQLSDAQLHPARETLRENGNMSSATVLFVIKRILDDGAADGSRVAAMAFGPGLTAESALMTVTTGVS; the protein is encoded by the coding sequence ATGACCCGCTCCGCCGTACTCCGCTCGCTGCGGACGATCGTTCCAGACACCGTCATCGAGCAGCACGAGGTGCGCGACATCTTCGCCTCGCAGCCCGACGTCGGGCGCCTCGCGCAGAGGATCATCGGAGCATCCTTCAACGGATCGGGCATCGACACCCGTCACACGGTCATCGAAGAGCTCTCCTCCACGGCGAGCACCGACGCGACGCTCTTCTTCGATCGGGAGTCCGGCCTTCTGCAGTCTCCGGGAACGGCCGCACGCAACGACGTCTACATACGCGAGGCGTCTCGTCTCTTCGTCGAGGTGGCTCGCAGCGCGCTGGACGCAGACCCCGACATCGTCGCCGCCGACGTCACGCACGTCATCACCGCATCGTGCACGGGCTTCCATGCGCCGGGCCCGGAATACGAGATCGTGCGGGGGCTGGGTCTCTCAGACAGCGTGCAGCGCTATCACCTCGGATTCATGGGCTGCTACGCCTCGCTGCCTGCGCTCCGAGCGGCGAGCCAGTTCTGCGCGGCCGATCCCGATGCCGTGGTGCTCGTGGTCAGCGTCGAGCTGTGCACCGTGCACCTTCGCTCGTCGGAGGACCCGGATCTCATCGTGGCCAACTCCCTCTTCGCGGACGGGGCGGCCGCCGGCATCGTCACAGCGCGCGATCTCCCGACACCGGTTCCTGCCGTCCGCCTCGACGGCTTCCACACGGCCATCGCCGCCGAGGGCGAGAAGGACATGGCCTGGACGATCGGCGACCACGGCTTCGAGATGATCCTGTCGACCAAGGTGCCGCAGATCATCGGCGAGACCATCATCGGCGCCATCCGTCCGCTCTACGCCCGCGAGGGCGAGCTCGCGGCCGCGTTCGACGAGGGGAGGGTGGGGGAGCGCGTGGAGCACTGGGCGATCCACCCCGGCGGACGCAGCATCCTCGACCGCGTGCAGGAGCGACTGCAGCTGAGCGACGCGCAGCTGCACCCGGCTCGGGAGACGCTGCGCGAGAACGGCAACATGTCGAGTGCAACGGTGCTCTTCGTGATCAAGCGGATCCTCGATGACGGCGCCGCCGACGGGTCGCGGGTCGCGGCGATGGCCTTCGGACCGGGGTTGACGGCCGAGAGCGCATTGATGACGGTCACCACCGGCGTCTCGTGA